A stretch of Geomonas oryzisoli DNA encodes these proteins:
- a CDS encoding OmpA family protein — protein MTARLIARIIVGMTAVALLATGCATNPDGSYEFKRTGLGALGGAVLGAGAGALIGGKSHRGRNAAIGGLTGAVVGGGIGNYMDRQAAALKKEMPQAEVVRDGDKVYVALPSGILFDVGKDTLKPEAKDALGKAVPTLRDSQTTIVIEGHTDSSGSDAVNQPLSERRAGRVRDFLISQGVPGSKMAAVGYGSTRPAVPNDSDANRALNRRVQIELSPNEKLKAQGGSGNN, from the coding sequence ATGACAGCACGCTTGATCGCAAGAATTATCGTTGGCATGACGGCCGTTGCCTTGTTAGCAACCGGTTGCGCCACCAATCCAGATGGCAGCTACGAATTCAAGAGAACGGGCTTGGGCGCTTTAGGTGGTGCGGTACTGGGGGCAGGAGCCGGTGCACTGATCGGCGGCAAATCCCACCGCGGACGCAACGCCGCCATCGGCGGCTTGACCGGCGCCGTAGTCGGCGGCGGCATCGGCAACTACATGGACCGTCAGGCCGCCGCTCTCAAGAAGGAAATGCCGCAGGCGGAGGTGGTGCGTGACGGCGACAAGGTCTACGTGGCGCTTCCTTCAGGCATCCTGTTCGACGTGGGGAAAGACACGCTGAAGCCTGAGGCGAAGGATGCCCTCGGCAAGGCGGTCCCCACCCTGCGCGACTCCCAGACCACCATCGTCATCGAAGGGCACACCGACTCCTCCGGCTCCGATGCCGTCAACCAGCCCCTCAGCGAGCGCCGTGCCGGCCGGGTGCGCGACTTCCTCATCTCGCAGGGCGTTCCGGGTTCCAAGATGGCAGCAGTCGGCTACGGCTCCACCCGCCCCGCGGTCCCCAACGACTCGGATGCCAACCGGGCCTTGAACCGCCGTGTGCAGATCGAGCTCTCCCCGAACGAGAAGCTCAAAGCCCAGGGTGGCAGCGGCAACAACTGA
- a CDS encoding type 1 glutamine amidotransferase domain-containing protein: MNILMVVTSHDKLGDTGEKTGFWLEELAAPYYVFRDAGAKVTIASPRGGMPPVDPKSNLPENETEATLRFKSDQAAQDDLAHSTRLREVSVNDYDAIFLPGGHGPLWDLAVDMDCITLIGAFAKADKPVGAVCHAPATLGDVKGKDNDFMVKGKRVTGFTNAEEEAVGLTDVVPFLLEDRLKERGAQFRHGGNWAPYVEVDGTLVTGQNPASSAPAAEALLKVLAAR, from the coding sequence ATGAATATTCTGATGGTAGTCACTTCCCACGACAAACTGGGGGACACAGGGGAGAAGACAGGTTTCTGGCTGGAAGAATTGGCCGCACCCTATTACGTCTTTCGTGACGCGGGAGCCAAAGTCACCATAGCATCACCCAGAGGTGGGATGCCGCCGGTGGATCCGAAGAGCAATTTGCCGGAGAACGAAACAGAAGCGACTCTGCGCTTCAAATCGGACCAGGCCGCACAGGATGACCTGGCCCACTCCACGCGGTTGCGGGAGGTTTCGGTCAACGACTACGATGCCATCTTCTTACCGGGGGGGCACGGCCCGTTGTGGGATCTTGCCGTCGATATGGACTGCATAACGCTGATCGGGGCCTTCGCCAAGGCGGACAAGCCGGTAGGTGCGGTCTGCCACGCACCGGCGACCCTGGGAGACGTGAAAGGGAAGGATAACGATTTTATGGTCAAGGGTAAGCGTGTCACCGGGTTCACCAATGCCGAGGAGGAGGCCGTCGGCCTGACCGATGTGGTGCCTTTCCTGTTGGAGGATCGGCTGAAGGAGCGGGGGGCGCAGTTCCGGCACGGGGGTAATTGGGCACCTTACGTCGAGGTGGATGGCACTCTGGTGACGGGGCAGAACCCGGCATCCTCGGCGCCTGCCGCGGAGGCTCTGCTGAAAGTTCTGGCCGCGCGGTGA
- a CDS encoding B12-binding domain-containing radical SAM protein — MKILLLAMPDAANNFHRIIKVPNLGLCSIAAQLKLHEVKVVDLVLVHRDIQAWLQRFLQEFRPDVVGISSMSFQYESALKVMSICRACVPQAKLVLGGYHATLSCRELTGHAPPFDFLVRGEGEHSFPALLEALDGQRSFFDVPGLSWRRNGSFIHNPTAPLLDLARLPLPDRGARVLDGFTYFDRKLDCVETSRGCTKTCTFCSITGMYGTSFRCHQLERVIEDLKELQRRGTRTVLLVDDNITLDSRRFTSLARAIVEHGLNSMEYLVQASVTGMVADPELIPALARANFAMVFLGIESVLPQNLAFFQKGDIREKTERAVRLLREHGIGVMGGFIIGNPDDGPEEIREVFRASRRLGIDLPYVQCVTPYPGTRIREELLEAGLVTNPDRLSRYTGFMCNVRTKRLSTGQLNRIMNWENLKAFFSPSMFIGNYFVRKREKGGLKVLLNNLDLIRGFFTGDQFRSRHRF; from the coding sequence ATGAAGATACTCCTTCTGGCAATGCCGGACGCCGCCAACAACTTCCATCGCATCATCAAGGTTCCCAACCTGGGCCTCTGCTCGATCGCGGCGCAGCTCAAGCTGCACGAGGTAAAAGTCGTGGACCTGGTGCTGGTGCATCGGGACATCCAGGCCTGGCTGCAGCGCTTCCTGCAGGAATTCAGGCCGGACGTGGTCGGCATCAGCAGCATGAGCTTCCAGTACGAAAGCGCCCTCAAGGTGATGTCGATCTGCCGCGCCTGTGTTCCGCAGGCCAAGCTGGTGCTGGGCGGCTACCACGCCACGCTCTCCTGCCGCGAGTTGACCGGTCATGCGCCTCCGTTCGATTTCCTGGTACGCGGTGAAGGGGAGCACTCCTTCCCGGCTCTTTTGGAGGCGCTGGACGGGCAGCGCTCCTTCTTCGACGTCCCCGGACTCTCCTGGCGGCGCAACGGAAGCTTCATCCACAACCCGACCGCTCCCCTGCTCGACCTGGCCCGGCTGCCGCTGCCCGATCGCGGCGCCAGGGTACTGGACGGCTTCACCTATTTCGATCGGAAACTGGACTGTGTGGAAACCTCGCGTGGCTGCACCAAGACCTGCACCTTCTGCTCGATCACCGGGATGTACGGTACCAGTTTCCGCTGCCACCAGCTTGAGCGGGTGATCGAGGACCTGAAAGAGCTGCAACGAAGGGGGACCCGGACCGTGCTGCTGGTGGATGACAACATCACCCTGGACAGCCGCCGCTTCACCAGCCTGGCCCGCGCCATCGTGGAGCACGGGCTGAACAGCATGGAGTACCTGGTCCAGGCCTCGGTGACCGGGATGGTGGCCGACCCGGAACTGATCCCGGCCTTGGCCCGCGCCAACTTCGCCATGGTCTTCCTGGGTATCGAATCGGTGCTTCCGCAAAACCTGGCTTTCTTTCAGAAGGGGGACATCCGGGAGAAAACGGAGCGGGCGGTGCGCCTGCTGCGGGAGCACGGCATCGGGGTCATGGGGGGATTCATCATCGGCAACCCGGACGATGGGCCGGAGGAGATCCGGGAGGTTTTCCGCGCCTCGCGCAGGCTGGGGATCGATCTTCCCTACGTGCAATGCGTGACGCCGTATCCCGGAACGAGGATCAGGGAAGAACTGTTGGAGGCGGGCCTGGTGACCAATCCCGACCGGCTGAGCAGGTACACCGGGTTCATGTGCAACGTGAGGACTAAGCGGCTCAGCACCGGGCAGTTGAACCGGATCATGAACTGGGAGAATCTGAAGGCCTTTTTCAGCCCCTCCATGTTCATCGGCAACTACTTCGTTCGGAAGCGCGAGAAGGGCGGCCTCAAGGTCCTCCTGAACAACCTGGACCTGATCAGGGGATTCTTCACCGGCGACCAGTTCCGCTCCCGGCACAGGTTCTAA
- a CDS encoding B12-binding domain-containing radical SAM protein, translated as MISTNRETAPQPVAPLGAAWVAEALRLAGFQVRFLDLCFVRNPVVAVEAALAEFAPDGIALSVRNLDNCNFLAPKSYLPELREVVRAIKGHSDARVLIGGAGVSILPRQVLEYLELDYAVVGEGERAAVAFFGARDIDAAGRVPGVVRREGAPHRHGEQSRAQCVEPVAPCVDWVMPRLHRWIDAGRYLAREPVLPVQGKRGCAHRCLYCTYRRVEGESWRVRDPAAVVDEIIESMRQNSAGEFEFVDSIFNEPEGYLELLLEEVLRRGVKARFCASSLSPKGLTAQQLRLMERAGMTSLVITPESAAGATLAALQKGFDEDDVNRAAELLGRSRLRALWCFLVGGPEEDEETLGRTVAFLNRHVGSKDGAFITTGIRVYPGTGLHRLALQEGAVRADDDLLMPSFYFSPKLTPERARALLDSGVHHGRCIHLTDTQAPILGTLRRIGTAIGLPTPFWRYAGFAKGALGTWRGQGGTPVRRH; from the coding sequence ATGATCAGCACGAACAGGGAAACCGCACCGCAGCCGGTGGCTCCGCTCGGGGCCGCCTGGGTGGCCGAAGCGCTACGGCTGGCGGGTTTTCAGGTTCGGTTCCTGGATCTTTGCTTCGTCCGAAACCCGGTCGTCGCCGTCGAAGCTGCCCTCGCTGAATTCGCGCCGGACGGCATCGCCCTTTCTGTCAGGAATCTCGACAACTGCAACTTCCTGGCACCGAAGTCGTACCTTCCGGAGTTACGGGAGGTGGTGCGCGCGATAAAGGGACACTCCGACGCCCGCGTCCTTATCGGAGGTGCCGGGGTGAGCATCCTGCCTCGTCAGGTCCTGGAGTACCTGGAGCTTGATTATGCCGTGGTGGGGGAGGGAGAGCGGGCGGCGGTAGCGTTTTTCGGCGCGCGGGACATAGATGCAGCCGGGCGGGTGCCCGGGGTGGTCCGCAGAGAGGGGGCGCCACATCGGCACGGCGAGCAATCCCGGGCACAGTGCGTCGAACCCGTGGCACCGTGCGTCGACTGGGTGATGCCGCGGCTGCACCGATGGATCGATGCCGGGAGGTACCTGGCACGGGAGCCGGTGCTCCCGGTGCAGGGAAAGCGCGGCTGTGCCCATCGCTGCCTTTACTGCACCTACCGTCGGGTAGAAGGGGAATCCTGGCGGGTGAGGGACCCGGCTGCGGTGGTGGATGAGATCATCGAATCGATGCGGCAAAATTCAGCCGGAGAGTTCGAGTTCGTGGACAGTATCTTCAACGAGCCGGAGGGGTACCTGGAGCTGCTGCTGGAAGAGGTACTGAGGCGCGGCGTGAAGGCACGGTTCTGCGCTTCCTCCCTTTCGCCCAAAGGGTTGACGGCGCAGCAACTCCGGCTGATGGAACGGGCCGGGATGACGTCGCTGGTGATCACCCCCGAGAGTGCTGCTGGAGCCACGCTGGCCGCCTTGCAGAAGGGATTTGACGAGGACGACGTCAACCGGGCCGCCGAGCTGCTGGGCCGTTCGCGCCTGCGGGCGCTCTGGTGCTTTCTCGTAGGCGGCCCGGAAGAGGACGAGGAGACGCTGGGGCGGACGGTGGCTTTCCTGAACCGCCATGTCGGCAGCAAGGACGGCGCCTTCATCACCACCGGGATCCGTGTCTACCCGGGGACGGGGCTGCACCGGCTTGCCTTGCAGGAGGGGGCGGTCCGTGCGGATGACGACCTGCTGATGCCGTCCTTTTATTTCTCGCCGAAGCTTACCCCGGAGCGGGCTCGGGCGTTGCTGGACAGTGGGGTGCACCACGGCCGCTGCATCCACCTCACCGACACCCAGGCCCCCATCCTGGGCACCCTGCGCCGCATCGGTACCGCGATCGGGCTGCCGACCCCTTTCTGGCGCTATGCGGGATTTGCCAAGGGGGCACTCGGGACGTGGCGGGGGCAGGGGGGCACCCCGGTGCGGCGCCACTAG
- a CDS encoding type III polyketide synthase yields MTDAAVTGGQPPPVLPARAYVASIASAVPRFSACQRFAADLVREHFRDTLTSRSMGLIRATFEHPSIEKRHFAVDDPARIFSETQDQRVARFTEESVNLAAQAVTRALEKAGLSVQQVNGLVVNTCTGYICPGISTYLAQRLGLAPRTRLYDLVGSGCGGAIPNLQVAESMLRMTGGVVVSVAVEICSAAFQMGNDLSLILSNALFGDGAAAAVLWERPEGFELHRSAGRYVPEQREAIRFVHKGGQLHNQLSTDLPKLVGKAAAEVVDDLLAGSSLAKKEIGWALHTGGEKVINAVRDQVGIPEERLRATRKVLSQYGNMSSPTVWFVLEEMLQEGMPSGEWCVLLAYGAGLSAHACLLRKV; encoded by the coding sequence ATGACCGACGCAGCCGTTACCGGGGGGCAGCCCCCACCAGTACTACCAGCAAGAGCCTATGTCGCCTCGATAGCGTCCGCCGTGCCGCGCTTCAGCGCTTGCCAGAGGTTTGCCGCCGATCTGGTTCGTGAGCATTTCAGGGACACGCTGACATCGAGAAGCATGGGGCTGATCCGGGCGACATTCGAGCACCCGAGCATCGAGAAGCGGCATTTCGCGGTGGACGACCCCGCCCGGATCTTCAGCGAGACACAAGACCAGAGGGTGGCCCGTTTCACGGAAGAGTCGGTGAACCTGGCCGCCCAGGCGGTTACCCGGGCCCTGGAAAAGGCGGGATTGTCCGTTCAGCAAGTGAACGGGCTGGTCGTCAATACCTGCACCGGATACATCTGTCCGGGGATCTCGACCTACCTGGCGCAGCGCTTGGGGCTGGCCCCCCGCACCAGGTTGTACGACCTGGTCGGCAGCGGTTGCGGCGGTGCCATTCCCAATCTCCAGGTGGCCGAGTCGATGCTGAGGATGACGGGCGGGGTGGTGGTGAGCGTCGCGGTGGAAATCTGCAGCGCCGCGTTCCAGATGGGCAACGACCTGAGCCTGATCCTCTCCAACGCGCTCTTTGGAGACGGCGCCGCAGCCGCGGTGCTGTGGGAACGGCCGGAAGGGTTCGAGCTGCACCGTTCGGCGGGCCGCTACGTGCCGGAGCAGCGGGAGGCGATACGGTTCGTGCACAAAGGGGGGCAGCTGCACAACCAGCTGTCGACCGACCTCCCCAAACTGGTGGGCAAGGCCGCGGCCGAAGTGGTGGATGATCTTTTGGCCGGGTCATCCCTTGCCAAAAAAGAGATCGGGTGGGCGTTGCACACGGGCGGAGAGAAGGTGATCAACGCGGTGCGGGACCAGGTGGGGATTCCGGAAGAACGGCTTCGGGCCACGAGGAAGGTTCTTTCCCAGTACGGCAACATGTCATCGCCGACGGTGTGGTTCGTCCTGGAAGAGATGCTGCAGGAGGGGATGCCCTCCGGCGAGTGGTGCGTTCTGCTCGCCTACGGCGCCGGCCTCTCGGCCCATGCCTGCCTGTTGAGGAAGGTGTGA
- a CDS encoding U32 family peptidase, whose product MKFSVATNFQPDLVPALEGYPVAELFGKLSSDSVGGGRASFMLAPLGKARFRAHVQEAARRGIGFNYLVNPACMDNREFMGKGQADLERLLEFVEDCGVTSVTVSLPFLLPIIKKRHPRLKVRVGVYARVDCVAKARFWEDLGADCITLESIAVNREFAMLRAIRQSVGLELQLIANSNCLIFCPLSGQHMVNLSHASQKGHASRGFMIDYCALKCSAAKLADPSHYLRSEFIRPEDLKAYTELGFDSFKILERGAPTEVLTRRVRAYAEGRFDGNLLDLIQPYGYKTDSAQGGSLLDLRRFVRFFLRPLAVRQTGLLRLKRLAEKRGLVAGLRWDPVYIDNRLLDGFLDGMRGIDCRGSDCSRCGYCERWTLEAVRVDEQYRQELLQLYQEAFNDMYSGALWGIAGRRGA is encoded by the coding sequence ATGAAGTTTTCCGTGGCTACCAACTTCCAACCCGATCTTGTGCCGGCCCTGGAGGGGTACCCGGTTGCCGAGCTGTTCGGAAAGCTCTCCTCCGACAGCGTAGGGGGAGGCCGGGCCTCATTCATGCTGGCTCCGCTGGGCAAGGCGCGATTCCGGGCGCACGTGCAGGAAGCCGCGCGGCGCGGCATCGGCTTCAACTACCTGGTGAATCCCGCGTGCATGGATAACCGCGAGTTCATGGGTAAGGGGCAGGCTGACCTGGAACGACTGCTCGAGTTCGTCGAGGATTGCGGCGTTACCTCGGTGACGGTATCGCTTCCCTTCCTGCTTCCCATCATCAAGAAGCGTCATCCGCGTCTCAAGGTGCGGGTGGGCGTGTACGCCAGGGTGGACTGCGTGGCGAAGGCGAGGTTCTGGGAGGATCTCGGGGCGGACTGCATCACGCTGGAGTCGATCGCGGTGAACCGCGAATTCGCCATGCTGCGCGCGATCCGGCAGTCGGTAGGACTGGAGCTGCAGTTGATCGCCAACTCCAACTGCCTCATCTTCTGCCCCCTCTCCGGCCAGCACATGGTGAACCTCTCGCACGCCTCGCAGAAGGGGCACGCAAGCCGCGGTTTCATGATCGACTACTGTGCTCTCAAGTGTTCGGCAGCCAAGCTGGCCGATCCGTCGCACTACCTGCGCTCGGAGTTCATCCGCCCCGAGGACCTCAAGGCCTATACCGAGCTCGGCTTCGATTCCTTCAAGATCCTGGAGCGCGGTGCGCCGACCGAGGTGCTGACCCGCCGGGTGCGGGCCTATGCCGAGGGGCGTTTCGACGGCAACCTGCTGGACCTGATCCAGCCTTACGGCTACAAGACCGACTCGGCGCAGGGTGGCAGCCTGTTGGATCTCAGGAGATTCGTCAGGTTCTTCTTGAGGCCTCTGGCCGTCAGGCAGACGGGGCTGCTCCGTTTGAAGCGCTTGGCCGAGAAGCGCGGCCTGGTGGCAGGGCTTCGGTGGGATCCGGTGTATATCGACAACCGGCTTCTGGACGGTTTCCTGGACGGCATGAGGGGGATCGACTGCCGGGGCAGCGATTGCTCCCGGTGCGGTTACTGTGAGCGCTGGACGCTGGAGGCGGTACGGGTGGATGAGCAGTACCGGCAGGAGCTGTTGCAGCTTTACCAGGAAGCTTTCAATGACATGTACTCCGGCGCACTCTGGGGTATTGCGGGGAGGAGGGGAGCATGA
- a CDS encoding alpha/beta fold hydrolase, producing the protein MDFADLPLNQCRLSEREVLAYRCYGSGPAPVVLVHGLAARSETWADLAPLFPADRYTLYLLDLLGSGESAKPKQADYSIRGHSLRLLAFLDQRGLEQVTLVGHSLGGAVVLLAAVEAMLRGAQSLLAAMVIMAGPGYIQRLPLMAEIFENRIAAALFIALYAPDLWIKVGLKMAYYDHNLVDREHIARYAPCYRNRKAKRALVETCRSLIPLDQEQIAARYGELRLPVLLLWGRHDRIVPLSQGTRLQAAIAGAELQVIDECGHNPQEEKPAETFAIFESFISRNIRVTD; encoded by the coding sequence ATGGACTTCGCTGACCTTCCCCTGAACCAGTGCCGCCTCTCGGAGCGTGAGGTACTGGCATATCGCTGTTACGGCAGCGGGCCGGCACCGGTCGTCTTGGTGCACGGCCTGGCGGCGAGGTCCGAAACCTGGGCCGACCTCGCGCCGTTGTTTCCCGCCGACCGCTACACTCTCTACCTTCTGGATCTTCTCGGTTCGGGGGAATCCGCCAAGCCGAAGCAGGCTGACTACTCCATCCGGGGACACAGCCTCCGCCTGCTGGCCTTTCTCGATCAGCGGGGACTGGAGCAGGTAACCCTGGTGGGCCATTCTCTCGGTGGAGCGGTGGTATTGCTTGCCGCGGTCGAAGCGATGCTGCGGGGTGCTCAAAGCCTCCTTGCCGCCATGGTCATCATGGCCGGGCCGGGATACATACAGCGGCTTCCGCTCATGGCCGAGATTTTCGAGAACCGGATAGCCGCTGCGTTGTTTATCGCCCTCTACGCGCCGGACCTTTGGATCAAGGTTGGGCTGAAGATGGCCTACTATGACCATAACCTGGTCGACCGCGAGCACATCGCCAGGTATGCGCCCTGTTACCGCAACAGGAAAGCGAAGCGCGCCCTGGTGGAAACCTGCCGCAGTCTCATTCCGCTGGACCAGGAACAGATCGCGGCACGCTACGGGGAGTTACGCCTGCCGGTACTGTTGCTTTGGGGACGTCACGACCGGATCGTACCGCTGTCACAGGGAACGCGTTTGCAAGCAGCGATTGCCGGCGCCGAACTCCAGGTGATAGACGAATGCGGGCACAACCCGCAGGAGGAAAAGCCAGCGGAAACATTCGCAATCTTCGAGAGTTTCATCTCGCGGAACATCCGCGTGACTGATTGA
- a CDS encoding pirin family protein has translation MDTLRKIRKVWKSKPTIEGAGVHLKRAFGNEEVPLFDPFLLMDDFHSNYPPHYLKGFPWHPHRGIETITYVLHGRVEHGDSMGNKGVIGPGDLQWMTAGSGIIHQEMPLGDDEGLMWGFQLWANLPASHKMMPPRYRGIVAEEIPEVTMNGIKVKVIAGTAGGVQGPVRDVVADPEYLDVTMPEESCFTHAIKRGYTALAYVIDGEGYFDHERNAYEHDAVGTNYFDLERRCECGAENLILFEDGDVVSVTTQGKPVRFLLISGKPIGEPVAWYGPIVMNTREELQVAFEEYQKGTFVK, from the coding sequence ATGGATACTCTGCGCAAGATCAGGAAGGTCTGGAAAAGCAAGCCTACCATCGAAGGGGCGGGGGTGCATCTGAAGCGGGCCTTCGGCAACGAGGAGGTCCCCCTCTTCGATCCGTTCCTGCTCATGGACGATTTTCATTCCAACTATCCGCCCCACTACTTGAAGGGGTTTCCCTGGCATCCTCACCGGGGCATCGAGACCATCACCTACGTGCTGCACGGCAGGGTGGAGCACGGCGACAGCATGGGCAACAAGGGGGTGATCGGACCGGGAGACCTGCAGTGGATGACCGCCGGCAGCGGCATCATTCACCAGGAGATGCCCCTTGGGGACGACGAGGGACTCATGTGGGGATTCCAGCTCTGGGCCAACCTTCCCGCCTCGCACAAGATGATGCCGCCCCGCTACCGGGGGATCGTAGCCGAAGAGATCCCGGAAGTAACCATGAACGGGATCAAGGTGAAGGTCATCGCCGGCACCGCAGGCGGCGTCCAGGGACCGGTGCGGGACGTGGTGGCCGACCCCGAGTACCTCGACGTGACCATGCCGGAAGAGTCCTGCTTCACGCACGCCATCAAGCGGGGATACACCGCTCTTGCCTATGTCATCGACGGCGAAGGGTACTTCGACCATGAACGCAACGCATATGAGCACGACGCGGTAGGGACCAACTATTTCGACCTGGAGCGCCGTTGCGAATGCGGAGCGGAGAACCTGATACTGTTCGAAGACGGCGATGTCGTTTCGGTGACCACCCAGGGCAAGCCGGTGCGCTTTCTCCTGATATCGGGCAAACCGATCGGGGAGCCGGTGGCGTGGTACGGGCCCATCGTGATGAATACCCGGGAGGAACTGCAGGTGGCCTTCGAGGAGTACCAGAAGGGGACGTTCGTGAAGTAA
- a CDS encoding methyltransferase domain-containing protein: protein MSLIPRKRTTLEFLDLPPEVCTLEELEGSLSDLRTVNRYLGDTSALLKHLSAKVRGQRHLSVLDVATGSADLPVALVEWARKKGIDIEVTGIDLNSRTIDIARRYAATYPEIRLLVADALQLPFRDHSFDFVLCSKTLHHMKEPDVVTALQEMLRVARRGFIVIDLRRSWIAYILIYLLTRIFTRNRMTRYDGPLSVLKAFTEDELRQSALQAGAASITIRREPFWLLVVSGDIA from the coding sequence ATGTCTTTGATCCCCCGCAAAAGGACCACCCTCGAATTTCTCGACCTTCCTCCGGAGGTCTGCACCCTGGAGGAACTGGAAGGGAGCCTCTCCGACCTGAGGACGGTGAACCGTTACCTCGGCGACACCAGTGCGCTTCTCAAGCATCTTTCGGCGAAGGTGCGGGGGCAACGGCACCTCTCGGTGCTCGATGTCGCCACCGGTTCGGCCGATCTTCCGGTTGCCCTCGTGGAGTGGGCCAGAAAGAAAGGGATCGACATCGAGGTCACCGGCATCGACCTCAACAGTCGGACCATCGACATAGCGCGGCGATACGCCGCGACGTACCCGGAGATCAGGCTGTTGGTGGCCGATGCGCTGCAGCTTCCTTTTCGGGACCACAGCTTCGACTTCGTGCTGTGCAGCAAGACCCTGCATCACATGAAGGAGCCGGACGTGGTAACGGCGCTGCAGGAGATGCTCCGGGTGGCGCGGCGAGGCTTCATCGTCATCGACCTGCGCAGGAGCTGGATCGCCTACATCCTGATCTACCTGCTCACCAGGATCTTCACCCGCAACCGCATGACCCGCTACGACGGCCCGCTCTCGGTCCTGAAAGCGTTCACTGAGGATGAGCTCCGCCAATCGGCGCTGCAGGCCGGAGCCGCCTCCATCACCATTCGCCGGGAGCCTTTCTGGCTGCTGGTCGTTTCCGGGGATATCGCATGA